The Raphanus sativus cultivar WK10039 chromosome 6, ASM80110v3, whole genome shotgun sequence sequence TTGAGTCATTACACTGAGCTGCGATTGGTGAAACAGGGCAAGATGGAGAGGGAGGAGGAAAGTCAAAACAAAGCAGAAGTGAGAAGAAGAGCCGCAAAGCCATGCTCAAGCTCGGTATGAAACCCATCACCGGTGTCAGCCGTGTCACCGTCAAAAAGAGCAAGAACGTTAGtctttcatttctttttcaTACTCAAATCTTTATTTCCCACATGTAGTACTGATGATGGACATTGCTCTCTTAATCACAGATCATGTTCGTCATATCAAAACCTGATGTCTTCAAGAGCCCAGCATCAGACACATACGTAATCTTCGGAGAGGCCAAGATCGAAGACCTGAGCTCTCAGATGCAGTCGCAAGCTGCGGAGCAGTTCAAGGCGCCGGATCTCAGCAACGTGATCAAGGGCGAATCGTCGTCGTCCAGCGCTGCTGCGGTGGTGCAGGATGACGATGATGAGGAAGTCGACGAGGAAGGTGTTGAGCCAAAGGATATTGAGTTGGTGATGACACAAGCAGGTGTGCCCAGGCCAAGGGCCGTGAAGGCTCTCAAGGCTGCTGATGGAGATATCGTCTCTGCCATCATGGAGCTTACCACCTAAAACCAAAAACCTTTTCCAACTTTAGATGTGGTTTTAACTTGAGTTATATGTGTCCCAGagattttcaagtttttgtttCTATCTTGAAGTGATTTTCAATGTTGTATCAGTATTACAGTTTGGTTTGTTATTCAATTATCAAGCGTCAGTGGTGAGTTTCAGACAACTGTTCAGCTCTAATTTCACAAACCATTGACTCAATGGAAGAACTGTTCTCTCGACAGCTACCTCACATTCTTCAAGTACTGGATCAAACGGAACAATACCGTCTTGAAACGACTTATCCAATGAATAAACAGCATCTTCAAATCTCTAAATCAAACGCAGTACACTCCACCATCTGCTTGAAGAGTGTGTCGACACATTATCTACTTCCAGACCAACCAAGTTCTTGGTTTTGCTTTGATTCTCTATAACACAAGAGTTAAG is a genomic window containing:
- the LOC108832776 gene encoding nascent polypeptide-associated complex subunit alpha-like protein 1, encoding MATEEKEVLAAKLEEQKIDLDKPEVEDDDDNDEDDSDDDKDDDDAEGQDGEGGGKSKQSRSEKKSRKAMLKLGMKPITGVSRVTVKKSKNIMFVISKPDVFKSPASDTYVIFGEAKIEDLSSQMQSQAAEQFKAPDLSNVIKGESSSSSAAAVVQDDDDEEVDEEGVEPKDIELVMTQAGVPRPRAVKALKAADGDIVSAIMELTT